The genomic stretch TTAAGCAAAGAAAGGAATTCTAAGATTATCTAGGGCAAGGAGGTGGCAAGCATGTCAAATCGTAGTGGTGGTCGTAACCAATTATTAGTACAAGGTGCTGAATTAGCACTTGAGCAAATGAAATATGAAATCGCTTCTAAATTTGGTGTTCAACTAGGAGCTGACCAAACAGCTCGTGCTAACGGTTCAGTAGGAGGCGAAATTACGAAACGTCTTGTTGCTACAGCTCAATCGCAATTATCAGGCCACGTTTGATCCATTAACGTATCTCGTTAATGAATCAAAAAATTTCATAGCTATCATGGCTTAGGCTACCTACAGATGTAGGTAGCCTTCAATTTTATATTTTTATTCATTTCTTATCAGCTTCAATGTTATTATGATGAGATTTTAGCTCATTTTATCTAAGGATTGAAAGCTGTTTTCCTTAGGAGGTACGGAGAGCAATTGGGTTTGCTAAAACAAAAAAATAAGAATGATAGATTGTGGATGAAAGAGCTTCTTTCTTAGCAAAAAGTAAAAGGGGAAGGTTCCGTTGAAGAGAACCACCCCCGTTTAGTTAATCATCCCTATTATCTTTATCTTGTCTATCTTCCTGATCTTCTATTTGATCTTCTGGATCTGGATTTTGGTCTTTTTCATCATCTTTGTTTAGGGTATCATTTTCATCGACACCAGGAGCATTCTCATTTCTATCTCCGTTATTTTCAAAATTCACATCATCTGCATCCCCATTATTTTCATTGTTTGTATCATTTCCACCTTCGTCATTTGGAGCTTGTTCTTCATTTTGTTGCTCATCTTCTTGGGGAGAATCTTGATTATCATTTGCTGTACAACCTGTAATAAGCGTAATAGCAAATAATCCTCCTAATGATTTTACTAACCATTCCTTCATTTTGGCACTACTCCTTTCTTAACTATGATTCAAAATTCTTTCATATTTTTTGTATTTTCCTTTTTTTTATTCACATGAATCTTGTTTGAAATAACGAACAAATCATTTTATATAAAAAAGAAGTCCTATTTTTCGTAAATAGGACTTCTTTTATTAGATTTTTATACTATGAATTAGTCAGCATGCAGTTAGAGATGAAGGTTTCAGAACTATGCAAATGTAGACTTAAATACAGTTTCAGAGTATGCACATTTATCTGTTAAAATCTCAGGTCGGTGCAATAATTGGAATAATGCCCATCTTAGACTAAAAATCAGCTAAGTCTTTTTGTTCTTTTCTTTGTGATACCTTGCATATAGGATGACAACAGTAAGCCAAAATCCACTAATAAGGTATCCACCAAAAATGTCACTTGGATGATGTACACCTAGATAAATACGACTTACTCCCATTGCTAAGATTATAGTTACGATCAGTAAAGATAATAGAACCTTTATTTTATAATGATTTAAATGAGTCCATAATAAAAATAAAAGTATACCGTAAAGAACAAAGGCATTCATAGCGTGTTGACTTGGAAAGCTATGTCCATCACTCTCTACTAAATGTGGTCCATCTGGGCGTGAACGACTAAGTAAATATTTTAGTCCCTCCCCAAGTAGTCGCTCTCCTAGCATTGTAATAATAAACAAAATCGAAGCAAAACGACCTTTAATTACAAAATAAAGATAAAATAGAATAACAAGGGAAATTCCAATGACAAAATAGCTTGAACCGATGAAGTCAAGACCTTTCATTATATGGGTTAAAAAAGAAGATCGATTATTATGAATGATTGATGATAACCATTTGTCAAATGCACTAAACTTCCCCATTTTAACTAAAACAGTAGTAAAAACAAAACTAATGATCAATAATAAACCAGTAATAATGTATGCTCTTAATTTAACTAAAATCTCCATGTTAGAATCCTCAAATCTATGTAAGTAATAATATTCTTCCCGAATATTTAATCAACATACAAATCTGTTGTTTATGAGAGGAATCTAGAGAGTTTTGTGAATGAATGATGTATAAAATCTTGTATAATGAAAAGACACAAATCCCTTAACGTTCAACAGGTTTGCGCCTTCTCTACTTCCTCGAATTAAAATCATAGTGATTAGGTTAGTCACTAGAGGTTCCCCTTAGGAAAAGGAGAATATCAAGAGTTATTTAAACCAACCTTTTCTTTTAAACCAAAGATACATGAATACTCCAATAACCCCCATGAATCCAAGAGAAAGAAAATATCCATATTTCCAAGTTAATTCAGGCATATTTTCAAAATTCATTCCATATATCCCTGCAATAAACGTCAAAGGGGCAAAAATAGAGGTAATGATTGTAAGAACTTTCATTACATTATTTGTTTGATGTGAATTCAGTGAAAGGTAGCTATCTCTTATATCAGCTGTTACCTCTCTATTGGACATTACCATTTCCGATAGTTTCAAAAGGTGGTCATATATATCAGAGAAATATTCTCTTTTTTCTCTAATACCACTCAAATGATGAGAGTTTAACATACGATAAAGTAAGTCTCGCATAGGATTAACCGTATGTCTTAGATTTAATAGCATAGATCTTGTATCGAATAACTCATTCATCAAATCGGTCATTGATTTCTTTGTTGTATTGTGTTCAATTTTATTTAATTCATCTTCAATTTTATAGATTAGGGGAAAGTAGTTGTCTACAATTTTGTCCAAAATTTGATAAAACACATAAAAGGTATCCCACTTTTCAGTATTTTTTTGTACTGAAAGCCTCTCCCATACTTGGGTAACTTCCTTTGATGGCATACGATGAAAGGTAACAATAAACTTTTCACCGACGAAGAAATCCAACTCTTCTTTATAAATTTCTTTTTCTACTTCTCGAATAATATGTGTAACATAAAAAGTATAGTCATCGTAGTAGTCCAATTTAGGACGTTGAAGCCTCTGAACACAATCTTCAATAGCAAGTGGATGGAATTGAAAAGTGTACGCTAAATGTTTTATCTCTTCATCGGTAGGTTCATTAAAATCTACCCAGAACCATTTATACTTTGATAAATCTGCATGATACAAATTAATATTTGTTTCTAAATTATTCTCATTAGTAATAGCAATAAAATTTATCATAAATAATTCTCCCTATAGCCCACAATATTCCCGCAGCTGTAAATATCTTTTTCTGTTTAGAACAAGCTAAGATTTAAGGTGACTGGAAATCTCATGTTACCTTAAGTATTTTGCTCCAAATATTGGATGTTATTCCTTTTCTTAAAAGGAGCATAGTAATGCTTCTTTTTCCTTATCGAACAATTAGAAAGATTAAAGAAGGATTATAATTGATTACATAGTTGTTGAAAACCATGATTTTTGAGGGTAATGGTTCAAAATCATAGGGATATTTTATATAAAACAAAATGTAGAGAAGTAGGGCTCATGATTATGAAAGGGATTCGGGGCAGAGTAAAAGAGAAACATTCGATAGGCATTAAAGACAGTGGGAAGCGCTTCACACATTTAAAAATGGTATGTAATAAGAAGAAACTTAGTGAAATGAAAAAAGGGGTGTGACTAACCGGTCAACATCCCTTTTCTCTTTCGCACATGGCAAACCTAATGTCGGATATGAGACTTACATATACAAGGAGATGAGAGGAAGAGTTTTATGTAACGTTCTTCTTCCCAACATAGCTTATTATGTATGAATTTCCTGGTTATATTCACCTAAAATTTACCTAGTATGTATCAAGGAAAGAATGGAATCTTAAGAGTATACAAGAGCGAGGAGGTGACAGATATGGCAAATCGTAATAGTGGTCGTAACCAATTAGTAGTACAAGGTGCGGAATCTGCAATTGAACAAATGAAATATGAAATCGCTTCTGAGTTTGGTGTTCAATTAGGAGCTGACCAAACAGCTCGCGCTAACGGTTCTGTAGGAGGAGAAATTACGAAACGTCTTGTTGCTACAGCTCAATCTCAATTATCAGGTCAAGCTGGAACAACTAACGTACGTCATTAATCTTTCAAAATTTAATAGCTATTATGGCTTGGGCTACCTATTTATGTAGGTAGCCTTCAATTATATGAAGTTTTCTAAATCGTATACACAAAACTAATTTGCATAATACGGATTATAAGAAATAAATCTTTAAAGCAGTAGCGGGCTTGAGCCTTCTTTTTCTGATAGGGGATCGATATAAACAAAGAAAAATATATACTGAGAGAGAAACAAAACTCAAAGTATACCAATTTAATTTTTAAAATAAATTGAAAAGCTATGAAAAAAAGAGAAAAGATGCGCAATATTAAGATCAATGTTTTATACGTTATTGTTTCCGTTTTCAGTGACTTTGCCTAAATAAGACCAACATGACATAATGAGATCAACAAATCATAAGGGAGGAAAATAAAATGAAAAAAATAGTTGAATTAGTTTCTAACGTAAGAGAAGTATATGGTAAATCAATGGATGATTACGGAAATACAATTTTAAAAACAAAAGTCAAGTAAGGAGGACTTTAATTGAAAATATATATCGCCGCATGTCAAACTGATCCACAAACCCATTCCAAAAGATAAAAATGAAAATCGGTTTTTTTATGAAAAAATTCCTCAATCCCTGCTTACCTATTTGGTTATCTCTCCTAAATTAACTTCATCATAAAAAGTATCTACTTTTCCCTTAACATAATTTGTCCTATTAAGAAATAAAAGTCTAGAGGATTCAAAATATACAAGCAATATTTATAGACAAGATAATAAGTAATACTGAAGTATATATTATATTTTGTTAGGATCTAGATTTTCTATTAAGCCATCCCCATCTTGTTTTCTCTTAATCAGATATAGAATAATTGATTTTCATACGTGTAAAGTCTAATCTCCATGTATAAGAGGTTTGAAATGGATTCATTTTTTAGTTAGCCTACAAATATACTATAATGAACATAAAAGTTAACTAATGATATTTTTATGTTAACATAAGGGTGATAGATTCGGTTGAAGTGGGGTGAAATATGTATAAACTGCGAGGCCACCATCTTTTTTGCCTTCTTGGCTATCGGGGAATGGGGTATTCCCCAGAATATGTGGAAAATATGACAAAGTTGCATCAAACTTTAAAAGATCAACCTGAGACAAGGATTAAGCTTATAATGGGGCCTGATCACTTGTGTGAGAAATACCCTAACTCAGGTGAATATCATTGCCAAAATGAAACCATCTACAAAAGAGATGCTGAAGTTTTAAAGAAGATGAAGCTTGAAATCGGACAAATTTTGAAATGGGAGGATATTGAATCCCGTATTCAAAAGCATGTCAACCCCTTCGATATTCAAGACATTTGTAAAAACTGCTCTTGGCGTTTTTATGGGGTTTGTGAACAAGGTATTCAAGAAATACTTGAAGGGAAGGGCTTAAGGGAAGTAAAATAAGCCCTTCTTTTATAGAAGGTTTTTGTTTTTTTAGGGGGGAGGAACATTTATTAAAAGTTTGCAATGGCGTTTTATATTTGGAAAAACAAATCATTAAGTACATTTCTTATCATCTTTTTTCTAATACTAAAAGAGCTACCGTAGTAGCCCTGAATAATAAAGTCAACTGATATTTATAGCTTGGCCCCATTAGTTGTAATAACGTCTTTATACCAGAAAAAGGACTTTTTCTTTTTCCGTTCTAACGTCCCGCTACCGTCGTCATGTTTATCAACATAAATAAAACCATAACGTTTCGAGAACTCACCTGTGGACATACTGACCATATCAATACAGCCCCAACTCGTATAACCCATTAAGTCAACCCCATCTTCGATAGCTTCTCCCATTGCTTTTATATGCTCACGAAGATAGTCAATACGATAATGATCATTTATCGTGCCGTCTTCTTCTATATTGTCATAGGCCCCTAACCCATTTTCTACAACAAACAGGGGCTTTTTATAGCGATCATATAATTTGTTTAAGCTAATGCATAATCCTTTTGGGTCAATTTCCCATCCCCAGTCACTTGCTTTTAAGAACGGATTTCTTATACCGCCAATAATATTCCCTTGTGAAGCTTCCTCATCTGTTTTCATTTTCTTCTCAGTACGTGACATATAGTAGCTAAAGCCAATATAATCAACAGTACCTTCCTTTATTATATCCAAATCACCCTCGTGCATTTCCAATTCAATATTATGTTCCTTAAAGTATCTCTTCATGAAAGGTGGATACTCTCCTCGTACTTGAACATCTGCACAATAGTAATTGAAAAGCTGCTCCTCTTGAAGGGCATACATCACATTTTCTGGATTACAATCAAAGGCATATACAGGTGCAAAGAGAATCATACAGCCTATTTTTGAGTTAGGAATAATCTTATGACATGCTTTGACCGCAATAGCGCTGGCAACAAATTGATGATGATATGCTTGAAAGGTAGGCTGGTATTTATCCTCTTCTTTTTCAATTGAAAAACCAAGGCCTTGAATCGGCATAACCAAGCCACTATTGATTTCATTAAACGTCATCCAATACTTTACTTTATTTTTATAACGATTGAAAATCACTTTTACATATCTTTCAAAGAACGTTACTACTTGACGGTTTCTCCAACCTCCATATTCTTTTACTAAATGAAGTGGCATTTCATAATGAGAAATCGTTACAATTGGTTCAATCCCATATTTATGTAACTCGTCGAAAACACGATCATAAAAAGCTAATCCTTCTTCATTAGCCTCTAATTCATCACCACGCGAAAAAATTCGTGTCCAAGCAATTGACATACGGAATGACTTGAAACCCATTTCTGCGAACAACGCGATATCCTCTTTATACCGATGATAGAAATCAATCGCTTCATGATTTGGATAGTAATATTGATCACGATGGATTTCAAAATCGAAACCTGGATTCATTAATATCTTATAGCGTTCTTTTCCACCTGGAAGAACATCGGCAATATTGAGTCCTTTATTTCCTTCATTATATCCGCCTTCTATTTGATTAGCTGCAGTTGCTCCACCCCATAAAAATCCTTCAGGGAACCGATATTTTTTCATGTTCATTACCTCCATAAGTCTATTCCATCCTTATTATTTGGTTTTTGGGTAAATTTATTAAATTCATTACTCTAAAGATAAAGACTATAAAAAATCAGATTCGAAAGTTAACTCTATTTCTATTGTAGGAAAAAAGAGAAAAATATAGGGAACATTTCTTTTCCTATAAATAAAATATTCATAAAATTTATAAAAAACTTATATACTTAGTAGACAAGTTGAAATAAGGAGTGTATACTAGGGTCATAGAACAACTTAGTAGACAAGTATATAAGTCTACAAATTAGTTGCTTTTTATAAGTCTTAATTGAGGTGACAGAAATGAAAAACATAAGTATTGAGGAATTAAAAGAAAAAGCAATTGAAATGAGACAAACTGCTGTAACAATGATTCACAAAGCACAATCTGGTCATCCAGGAGGTTCACTCTCTGCAGCTGATATTATGACAGCGCTATATTTTAAAGAGATGAACATTGATCCTAAAAATCCTAACTATGAAGATCGAGATAGATTTGTCCTTTCAAAAGGTCATGTTTGTCCAATCCAATATTCTGCATTAGCCCTATTAGGATATGTCCCATATGAAACGATTTATACACTAAGAGAATATGGTTCTCCTTTCCAAGGACATCCAGATATGAAAAAATGTCCGGGAATTGATATTTCAACAGGTTCTCTAGGACAAGGATTATCATGCGGCGTAGGTATGGCCATCGCAGGTAAAAGAGATAAGAAAGATTACCGAGTGTTCTCGTTAGTAGGGGATGGAGAATGTCAAGAAGGACAAATTTGGGAAGCTGCTCAGACTGCTGTAAAGTATCAATTGGATAATTTAGTTGTCTTTGTAGATAATAACCGTCTTCAAATTGATGGCTTCTGTGACGAGATTATGCCACTTCAAGACGTAGAGAAGAAATTTGAAGCCTTCGGTTTTGAAACTAAGAGAATTGATGGACATTCAATGGAAGACATTGTTGAAACATTAGATGAAATTAGAGAATTAAAAAATGGAAAGCCGAAATGTATCGTACTTGATACTGTAAAAGGAAAAGGCGTTTCTTATATGGAGGATATTGCTGAATGGCATGGGGTTGCTCCTAATGATGAGGAGTATCAACAAGCTATGGAAGAACTTGCAGGAGGTTTAAAATAATGAGTATCATAGAAAAAGCTCTAACAACAAAAAAAGCTACAAGAGAAGCCTTTGGTGATGAAATTGTAAAATTAGGTAAAGAAAACAAGGACATTTATGTAATTGATGTTGATATTGCAAAATCATGTAAAACAAGCACTTTTATAAAGGAATTACCCAATCAGCATATTAATGTTGGAATTGCCGAACAAAATGCTGCAGGTTTAGCTGCAGGGCTTGCAACAACTGGTAAGATTCCTTTTGTAAGCACTTACGCTGTATTTGGTTCATTAAGAATGGCTGAACAAATTAGACAAGAAGTTTGTTATCCCAACTTGAACGTTAAGATTGCTTGTTCTCATGGGGGGTTAACTCCTGCTAATGATGGAGGAAGTCACCAAGCCATTGAAGATATGGGCGTTTTAAGAAGTTTCCCAAATATGACAGTTATTATGGGAGCCGACTATCAATCTACTAGAAAATTAGTAGAGCAAGCTGCGAAGATAAACGGCCCTGTATATTTACGATTCACACGGGATAAAGTTCCAATGCTTTACGATGAAACGGAAGAGTTTACAATTGGTAAAGCAAAACAATTAAAGGATGGAAAAGATATAGCCATTATTGCAAATGGGGATACGGTGCATCTCGCTTTAGAAGCAACAAAGGAATTAGAAAAACAAGGTGTTTCTGTAAAACTACTAGATATGCATACAATTAAGCCAATTGATAGAGATGCTGTAGTAGAATGTTTAGAGTTAGGACGAATTATTACAGTGGAAGACCACAATATTTTAAATGGACTTGGAAGCGCTGTATCTGAGGTAGTTGCTGAGGAAGGAAAAGGTAAGGTAAAGAGAATTGGCGTTCAAGATCAGTTCGGTCAGTCTGCTCCATATGAAAAATTGTTAGAACTTAACGGAATTACTGTTGAAAATATTGTTCGTACTGCAAACGAAATGCTTTAAAAAACAAAATTAGTCTTAGAAATTTTAATCTGAGGAGCGAATAAAGATATGTTTGAATTAAAAGATAGAGTAGCAATCGTTACAGGAAGTGGATCAAAAAAAGGGATTGGACGTACAATTGCCTTAACCTTAGCAAAACAAGGAGCAGCTGTTGTAGTAGCTGATTTAAACGCCGATGGAATTCAAGATACTGTTCAAACAATCCAAAGTGAGGGTGGAAAAGCATTAGGTGTA from Priestia filamentosa encodes the following:
- a CDS encoding alpha/beta-type small acid-soluble spore protein; translated protein: MSNRSGGRNQLLVQGAELALEQMKYEIASKFGVQLGADQTARANGSVGGEITKRLVATAQSQLSGHV
- a CDS encoding phosphatase PAP2 family protein, whose product is MEILVKLRAYIITGLLLIISFVFTTVLVKMGKFSAFDKWLSSIIHNNRSSFLTHIMKGLDFIGSSYFVIGISLVILFYLYFVIKGRFASILFIITMLGERLLGEGLKYLLSRSRPDGPHLVESDGHSFPSQHAMNAFVLYGILLFLLWTHLNHYKIKVLLSLLIVTIILAMGVSRIYLGVHHPSDIFGGYLISGFWLTVVILYARYHKEKNKKT
- the corA gene encoding magnesium/cobalt transporter CorA; the protein is MINFIAITNENNLETNINLYHADLSKYKWFWVDFNEPTDEEIKHLAYTFQFHPLAIEDCVQRLQRPKLDYYDDYTFYVTHIIREVEKEIYKEELDFFVGEKFIVTFHRMPSKEVTQVWERLSVQKNTEKWDTFYVFYQILDKIVDNYFPLIYKIEDELNKIEHNTTKKSMTDLMNELFDTRSMLLNLRHTVNPMRDLLYRMLNSHHLSGIREKREYFSDIYDHLLKLSEMVMSNREVTADIRDSYLSLNSHQTNNVMKVLTIITSIFAPLTFIAGIYGMNFENMPELTWKYGYFLSLGFMGVIGVFMYLWFKRKGWFK
- a CDS encoding alpha/beta-type small acid-soluble spore protein produces the protein MANRNSGRNQLVVQGAESAIEQMKYEIASEFGVQLGADQTARANGSVGGEITKRLVATAQSQLSGQAGTTNVRH
- a CDS encoding DUF1284 domain-containing protein, with the protein product MYKLRGHHLFCLLGYRGMGYSPEYVENMTKLHQTLKDQPETRIKLIMGPDHLCEKYPNSGEYHCQNETIYKRDAEVLKKMKLEIGQILKWEDIESRIQKHVNPFDIQDICKNCSWRFYGVCEQGIQEILEGKGLREVK
- a CDS encoding glycoside hydrolase family 1 protein, producing the protein MKKYRFPEGFLWGGATAANQIEGGYNEGNKGLNIADVLPGGKERYKILMNPGFDFEIHRDQYYYPNHEAIDFYHRYKEDIALFAEMGFKSFRMSIAWTRIFSRGDELEANEEGLAFYDRVFDELHKYGIEPIVTISHYEMPLHLVKEYGGWRNRQVVTFFERYVKVIFNRYKNKVKYWMTFNEINSGLVMPIQGLGFSIEKEEDKYQPTFQAYHHQFVASAIAVKACHKIIPNSKIGCMILFAPVYAFDCNPENVMYALQEEQLFNYYCADVQVRGEYPPFMKRYFKEHNIELEMHEGDLDIIKEGTVDYIGFSYYMSRTEKKMKTDEEASQGNIIGGIRNPFLKASDWGWEIDPKGLCISLNKLYDRYKKPLFVVENGLGAYDNIEEDGTINDHYRIDYLREHIKAMGEAIEDGVDLMGYTSWGCIDMVSMSTGEFSKRYGFIYVDKHDDGSGTLERKKKKSFFWYKDVITTNGAKL
- a CDS encoding transketolase, with the translated sequence MKNISIEELKEKAIEMRQTAVTMIHKAQSGHPGGSLSAADIMTALYFKEMNIDPKNPNYEDRDRFVLSKGHVCPIQYSALALLGYVPYETIYTLREYGSPFQGHPDMKKCPGIDISTGSLGQGLSCGVGMAIAGKRDKKDYRVFSLVGDGECQEGQIWEAAQTAVKYQLDNLVVFVDNNRLQIDGFCDEIMPLQDVEKKFEAFGFETKRIDGHSMEDIVETLDEIRELKNGKPKCIVLDTVKGKGVSYMEDIAEWHGVAPNDEEYQQAMEELAGGLK
- a CDS encoding transketolase family protein, encoding MSIIEKALTTKKATREAFGDEIVKLGKENKDIYVIDVDIAKSCKTSTFIKELPNQHINVGIAEQNAAGLAAGLATTGKIPFVSTYAVFGSLRMAEQIRQEVCYPNLNVKIACSHGGLTPANDGGSHQAIEDMGVLRSFPNMTVIMGADYQSTRKLVEQAAKINGPVYLRFTRDKVPMLYDETEEFTIGKAKQLKDGKDIAIIANGDTVHLALEATKELEKQGVSVKLLDMHTIKPIDRDAVVECLELGRIITVEDHNILNGLGSAVSEVVAEEGKGKVKRIGVQDQFGQSAPYEKLLELNGITVENIVRTANEML